In Equus caballus isolate H_3958 breed thoroughbred chromosome 7, TB-T2T, whole genome shotgun sequence, one DNA window encodes the following:
- the OR7E223 gene encoding olfactory receptor family 7 subfamily E member 223 produces MEPQNLTRVSEFLLLGLSDHPKMQTLLFWLFLSMYLATVLGNLLIILTVSSDSHLHTPMYFFLSNLSLADISFSTTTVPKMLANLQTHSKSISYVGCLTQVSLFFLFGCLDDLLLAVMAYDRLVAICHPLHYPVIMNLHLCGLLVLVSFLISLLDSQLHYLMMSQLTFCTNVEIPHFFCNVPQLLKLACSDTSSNNTLIYFIDAIFGGVPLTGILYSYIRIISSILSISSSGGKYKAFSTCGSHLSVVCLFYGTGLGVHLSSTVSSSLRKEAVASVMYTVVTPMLNPFIYSLRNTDIKNSLWRIVSRIA; encoded by the coding sequence ATGGAACCACAGAATCTAACACGTGTCTCAGAATTCCTCCTCCTGGGCCTGTCAGATCATCCAAAAATGCAGACCCTCCTCTTTTGGCTGTTCCTGTCCATGTACCTGGCCACTGTGCTCGGCAACTTACTCATCATCCTGACTGTCAGCTCTGACTCCCaccttcacacccccatgtacttcttcctgtcCAATCTGTCATTGGCTGACATCAGTTTCAGCACCACTACAGTCCCCAAGATGCTGGCAAACCTCCAGACACACAGCAAATCCATCAGCTATGTAGGCTGCCTAACTCAGGtatccctttttttcctttttggatgtTTGGATGATTTACTCCTGGCTGTGATGGCTTATGACCGGTTGGTGGCCATTTGTCACCCCCTTCACTACCCAGTCATTATGAACCTTCACCTCTGTGGTTTGTTGGTCCTGGTGTCATTTTTAATCAGCCTTTTGGACTCCCAGCTGCACTACTTGATGATGTCACAGCTTACCTTCTGCACAAATGTGGAAATTCCTCATTTCTTTTGCAATGTCCCTCAACTCCTCAAACTTGCCTGTTCTGATACCTCCTCCAATAACACATTAATCTATTTTATTGATGCCATCTTTGGTGGTGTTCCACTCACAGGGATCCTTTACTCTTATATTCGAATTATTTCCTCCATACTGAGCATCTCATCATCAGGTGGGAAGTacaaagccttctccacctgtggctctcacctgtcagttgtttgcttattttatggAACAGGCCTTGGAGTGCACCTCAGTTCCACTGTCTCATCTTCTCTGAGGAAGGAAGCAGTGGCCTCGGTGATGTATACTGTGGTCACtcccatgctgaaccccttcatctacagcctgaggaataCAGACATCAAGAATTCCTTgtggaggattgtcagcagaatAGCCTAA